The genomic region AACCTTTTTGTGCCCCATATTTCTGTTGTACCCATTAATTACCATATAATGGGGCAGATGGTTATTTATTTTTTCTACGCGATTTTCATGCTAAAAGCGAGGAAGAGACTATGAAGGTAATGGTCGATCATGAAAAATCACGCCAGACTCAGGTCCAATACCTGGCCATTTCACCGGAAGACCTGGAGATTATGGCCCGGTACCGGGATTTGTTTGTGAAAGAAGCCGACCGCGTGGTGGATTATTTTTACGGGCACATTTTGCAGTTTCCCCAGCTCAAAAAAATTATCGAGAGGCACAGCAATGTAAACAGGCTTAAGGAAACCCAGAAGCAGTATTTTATCAGCCTGACTTCACCGGTTTTGGACGAGCAGTATTTCAAGCAACGCCTGTATATCGGGCGCAAGCACCTTGACATCGGCCTTTCCCCCCGCTGGTATTTGGGGGCCTATCAGATGTACTGCCAGGAGATCCAGCGCATTTTAATTGAACATCATGGAGATGATATGGCCGCCGTCCAGCGCGCTTTCAATGCTTTTGCCAGGAGGATCAACCTGGACATGCAGTTGGCAATCGAAAACTATATCATCCAGCAACTGGAACAATTGATGCAAATGCAGCAGGACGTGGGCAAGGTGGCGGGAGTCATTTCCCATATAGCCGATGAAACCAACCTCCTGGCTTTGAATGCGGCCATTGAGGCCGCGCGGGCCGGGGAGCACGGCCGCACCTTCACCGTGGTGGCCCAGGCGGTGCGCAAGCTGGCCCAGCAGTCGGCAAATTCCGCCAAAGAAATTGCCG from Desulfofundulus luciae harbors:
- a CDS encoding globin-coupled sensor protein, giving the protein MKVMVDHEKSRQTQVQYLAISPEDLEIMARYRDLFVKEADRVVDYFYGHILQFPQLKKIIERHSNVNRLKETQKQYFISLTSPVLDEQYFKQRLYIGRKHLDIGLSPRWYLGAYQMYCQEIQRILIEHHGDDMAAVQRAFNAFARRINLDMQLAIENYIIQQLEQLMQMQQDVGKVAGVISHIADETNLLALNAAIEAARAGEHGRTFTVVAQAVRKLAQQSANSAKEIAGMIQKNSEAIMKMQKINDDNL